The nucleotide sequence ATGCCCTGGGTGCAGAACAGGTCCTTGTGGGCAATCGGCGCACCCAGCAACGTGCCGTTCTCACCGTTGGCGCGGCGGGTGTCGGCGGCCTTGGCCTGGCTCAGGGCCAGCTCTTCGGTGAGGCTGATGAAGCTGTTGACCTTGGGGTCCAGCTCGGCGATACGCGCCAGCAGGGTCTTGGTCAGTTCTTCGCAAGAAAACTTTTTGTCGGCGAGACCGCGGGCGATCTCGGCCAGAGTCAATTGATGCATTGCAGGCTCTTTCCCTTTAGTCGATGACTTTCGGAACCAGGTACAGGCCGTTTTCGACCGCTGGCGCGATGGACTGGTAGGCCTCGCGATTATTGCGTTCGGTCACGACGTCTGCGCGCAGGCGCTGGCTGGCTTCCAGTGGGTGAGCCAGGGGCTCGATGCCGTCGGTATTCACGGCCTGCATTTGGTCGACCAGCCCGAGAATGCTGTTCAGGGCTGCGGTGGTCTGTGGAAGATCGGCATCATTGAGGCCAAGCGAGGCCAGATGAGCGATTTTTTCCACGTCGGAGCGTTCAAGCGCCATGGGATTCTCCAGTGGAAAACAGAACGGAGGCTGTCCGTGTGTTAGATTGTCGGAACACTACCGCATTTCTACGGTCATATGGCCGCGATTGTGGGGTTAGGTGCACAGAAAGTCGGCCAATTTAACATATTGGCGCCTTGCCCAAAATCCCTGTCGTTGTTAGAGTTTGCCGCACTTTTTTACCCACGCGTTGCCTAGGGTCCTTTCCCCATGTTCAAGAAACTGCGTGGCATGTTTTCCAGCGATCTTTCCATTGACCTGGGCACTGCCAACACCCTTATTTACGTGCGCGAGCGCGGTATCGTCCTGAATGAGCCATCGGTTGTGGCTATTCGGACCCATGGTAATCAGAAAAGTGTCGTTGCCGTGGGCACCGAGGCCAAGCGAATGCTCGGCCGTACACCTGGCAACATTGCTGCCATTCGTCCGATGAAAGACGGCGTGATTGCCGACTTCAGCGTCTGCGAAAAGATGCTGCAGTACTTCATCAACAAAGTTCACGAAAACAGTTTTCTGCAGCCTAGCCCTCGGGTGCTGATCTGCGTTCCGTGCAAGTCCACCCAGGTGGAGCGGCGTGCCATCCGTGAATCGGCGCTGGGTGCCGGTGCTCGTGAAGTGTTCCTGATCGAAGAGCCAATGGCCGCCGCTATTGGTGCCGGCCTGCCGGTTGAAGAGGCACGCGGCTCGATGGTCGTGGATATCGGTGGCGGTACTACCGAGATCGCGCTGATTTCCCTCAATGGTGTGGTGTACGCCGAGTCCGTGCGTGTGGGCGGCGACCGTTTCGACGAAGCGATCATCACCTACGTGCGTCGTAACTACGGCAGCCTGATCGGCGAATCCACCGCCGAGCGCATCAAGCAGGAAATCGGCACCGCCTACCCGGGTGGCGAAGTTCGCGAAGTCGATGTTCGCGGTCGTAACCTGGCCGAAGGCGTGCCACGTGCCTTCACCCTGAACTCCAATGAAGTGCTGGAAGCTCTGCAAGAGTCTCTGGCCACCATCGTTCAGGCAGTGAAAAGCGCCCTTGAGCAATCGCCGCCGGAACTGGCTTCCGATATCGCCGAGCGTGGCCTGGTACTGACCGGTGGTGGCGCCTTGCTGCGTGACCTGGACAAGTTGCTGGCCCAGGAAACCGGTCTGCCGGTGATCGTCGCCGAAGACCCGCTGACCTGTGTGGCCCGTGGCGGTGGTCGTGCACTGGAAATGATGGATAAACACACCATGGATCTGCTCTCCAGCGAATAAGATTCCCTGGTTTGGCCCATGCTTCGCTCGCAGGCAGCACTTTGCAGTGCTGCCTGTTGGCGTTTATCTTCTTCAATCTGCATCCAGGCCGATTTGATGCCGTATGAATAACATGAACAATTGCCTGGGAGGAGCGGCCTATTAAACCGCTTTTCACCAAGGGTCCTTCGCTGGGCGTGCGCCTGTTGGTGCTGGTCGTGCTATCGGTCGCGCTGATGGTGGTCGATGCCCGCTTCACGCTGCTCAAGCCAGTGCGTAGTCAGATGTCGCTGGTGCTGATGGAGTCCTACTGGATCACCGATCTGCCGCAGCGGCTATGGCAAGGCGTGGCCAGCCAGTTTGGCAGCCGTACCGAATTGGTTGCCGAGAACGAAAAACTCAAGACTGAAAACCTGCTGTTGCAGGGACGCATGCAAAAGCTGGCGGCCCTGACCGAGCAGAACGTACGCCTGCGCGAGCTGCTCAACTCGTCGGCACTGGTCAACGAGAAGGTCGAAGTGGCCGAGTTGATCGGCATGGACCCCAACCCCTTTACCCATCGCATCATCATCAACAAGGGTGAGCGCGACGGTGTGGTCCTCGGCCAGCCGGTGCTCGATGCCCGCGGCCTGATGGGCCAGGTGGTGGAGCTGATGCCTTACACCTCCCGCGTCCTGTTACTCACCGATACCACCCACAGCATTCCGGTACAGGTCAATCGCAACGGCCTGCGCGCGATTGCCAGCGGCACCGGTAATCCTGAGCGCCTGGAGTTGCGTCACGTGGCGGATACTGCCGACATCAAGGAAGGCGACCTGCTGGTCAGCTCCGGCCTCGGCCAACGCTTTCCGGCGGGCTACCCGGTGGCGACGGTCAGGGAAGTGATCCACGATTCCGGCCAGCCGTTTGCGATTGTGCGCGCCGTACCCACCGCCGCGTTGAATCGCAGCCGTTATCTGCTGCTGGTGTTCAGCGACAGCCGCACCCCCGAAGAGCGCGCCAATGAAGCGGCCGTAGCCCAGGAAGCGGAAGACCGACAGAACGGCATTGCGCCCGCTGTCCCGACCACTGGCTCTGACTCGGTTGCACCGACGGCGCCTGCGGCGACTCCTGTGACACCCGCCACGCCCGCGGCCCCGGGCACCGCGCCGGCCGGACCTGCAGTCCGCAACGCGCCCCCGGCCAGCCCCGCAACGGCTACGCCCGCCGCCGCGCCCGCCGCCACTCGACCTGCCGCGCCCGCACCGGCAACCACTCGGCAGAGGGAGGAATAATGGCCGGTACTCATTCGCGCAATGGCTGGATTGTCTGGCTGACCTTCGTCATCGGCCTGCTGCTCAGCGTCTCGCCGCTGCCGCAATTCATGGAAATCCTGCGTCCGCTGTGGCTCGCCTTGCTGTTGGCGTTCTGGTCCCTGGCGTTGCCTCACAAGGTCGGCATGGTTACCGCCATGTGCCTCGGGCTGGCGGAGGACGTGCTGTATGGCACGCTGCTGGGGCAGAATGCGTTGATCCTGACCCTGATTACTTTTCTGGTGCTGTCGTTGCAGCAACGTTTGCGCATGTTCCCGATGTGGCAACAGTCGCTGGTGATCCTGGTCATCTTCGGTCTGGCCCAACTGGTGCAACTGTGGCTAAGCGCGTTGACCGGCAACCGTCAACCGACGCTGGCGCTGGTCTTGCCCGCCTTGGTCAGTGCGCTGCTGTGGCCCTGGATCAGCTTTGGTCTGCGTGGTCTGTGCCGTCGCTATAAAATAAACTGAGTGGATTGCGAGGCTCTGCCTGGTTATCGAACCCCACAGGGAGAGTCTGCAATGAGTTCGCTTTATTTGGCTTCTGGCTCACCTCGACGGCGGGAGCTGCTGACACAGATCGGTGTCCCTTTCAGCGTGGTCAGCGCCTCGATCGATGAGACACCGCTGATAGGCGAATCGCCTGCTTGCTACGTCGAACGCCTCGCTTGCGGCAAGGCGAAGGCGGGCCTGGCAGCGCTTGCCGAGATTTCCGGTGTTTGTGTGCTGGGCGCTGATACCGCGGTCATCCTCGACGGGCAGATCCTCGGCAAACCTCTGGATCAAGCCGACGCCCACGCCATGTTGCTGGCTCTTTCTGATCGTGAACATGAAGTCCTGACGGCGATTGCCGTGCTGAATGACCAGCGATGCGTGACGCGCCTGGTCAGCAGTCGCGTGCGCTTTCGCTCGATTTCGGCGCAGGAAGCCACCACGTATTGGCACAGTGGGGAGCCTCAGGACAAGGCCGGAAGCTATGCTATCCAGGGCTTGGCGGCGGTGTTCGTCACTGGGCTCAACGGTAGTTACTCTGCCGTGGTCGGTCTGCCGATTTGCGAAACAGCAGAACTGCTGGCCGATTTCGGCATACCCTGTTGGCAACACCTTTCCATGCGCTAAACGCCGTATTTCAGCGCTACACCCAAGCGATCGGCCACTATTGTGAAAACGCCTGAACGAGACCCAGCCATGAGTGAAGAGATTCTGATCAATATCACGCCGATGGAATCGCGCGTGGCGGTGGTAGAAAACGGTGTTTTGCAGGAAGTGCATGTCGAGCGCACCCAGAAGCGTGGGATCGTCGGCAATATTTACAAAGGCAAGGTCGTACGGGTGCTGCCGGGGATGCAGGCGGCCTTTGTCGATATCGGCCTGGACCGCGCGGCGTTTATCCATGCTTCAGAAATATCCCTGCGTGAAGGCTCGGCGGTCGAGAGCATCAGCGCCCTGGTCCACGAAGGGCAGAGCCTGGTGGTGCAAGTCACCAAGGACCCGATCGGTTCCAAAGGCGCGCGGTTGACCACGCAACTCTCGATTCCCTCGCGCTACCTGGTGTACATGCCGCGCACCGCCCATGTCGGCATTTCATTGAAAATCGAAGATGAAGCCGAGCGTGAGCGCCTGAAAAAGGTGGTCAGCGACTGCGTGGCGGCAGAAGGCATCAAAGAGGCCGGTGGCTTTATCCTGCGCACGGCCGCGGAGGGCGCCGGCGCCGATGAAATCCTGATGGACATTCGCTACCTGCGTCGCCTTTGGGACCAGATCGGCGCCCAGATCAAGACCGTCGGCGCGCCGAGTGTCATTTATGAAGACCTGGGGCTGGCCCTGCGTACCCTGCGGGACCTGGTCAGCCCCAAGATCGAGAAAATTCGCATCGACTCGCGGGAAACCTTCCAGCGCACGACGCAATTTGTTGCTGAGCTGATGCCGGAAATTGCTGACCGCCTCGAGCACTATCCAGGCGAGCGACCCATCTTTGATCTGTATGGTGTCGAGGATGAGATCCAGAAAGCCCTGGAACGCAAGGTGCCGCTCAAGTCCGGTGGTTACCTGGTGGTGGACCCGGCCGAAGCCATGAGCACTATCGATGTGAATACCGGCGCTTTCGTCGGTCATCGCAACCTTGAAGAAACCATCTTCAAGACCAACCTCGAGGCCGCCACGGCCATCGCCCGCCAACTGCGCCTGCGCAATCTGGGTGGAATCATCATCATCGACTTCATCGACATGGAAGATGAAGATCACCAGCGGCAGGTACTGCGCACGCTCGAGAAACAACTGGAGCGTGATCACGCCAAGACCAACATCATTGGCATCACCGAGTTGGGCCTGGTGCAGATGACCCGCAAGCGCACGCGCGAAAGCCTGGAGCAAGTGCTGTGTGAACCCTGCAGCAGTTGCCAGGGGCGCGGCAAGTTGAAAACCCCGGAAACGGTTTGCTACGAGATTTTCCGGGAAATCTTGCGCGAGGCGCGCGCCTATCAGGCCGAGGGCTATAGAGTTCTGGCTAACCAGAAGGTGGTTGATCGATTGCTCGATGAGGAGTCGGGCAACGTCGCGGAGCTGGAAGTTTTTATTGGCCGAACCATTCGCTTTCAGGTCGAAACCATGTATTCCCAGGAACAATACGACGTGGTGCTGCTCTGATCCGCATCCGTCCTTTTCAACGAGACCGGCAGACCTTGATCTGCCGTCCGCCTATTACTTTGAGGGTCGCCTGACATGGAGCGTCTGCTACGCTTTTTTGCCGCACTGACCCGTTGGGGCCTTGGCCTCTGTGCGCTGCTGCTGGTATTGGCGGCGGTCTATGTCAGCCTGGGCCGTGAGCTGACACCACTGGTGGCTGAATACCGCGCGGACATCGAGAGCAAGGCGCAGGCCGCGGTCGGTATGCCGGTGAACATCGGCAGCCTGGAAGGGCGCTGGAGCGGTTTTACCCCGCTGTTGCTGGCCCATGACGTGATGGTCGGCGAGGGCAGCAGCGCGCTGCGGCTGGACCAGGTGCAAGTGGTGCCGGATCTGTGGGCCAGCCTGCTGGCGTGGGATGTGCGTATCGCGCATCTGCAGGTCAGCGGCCTGCAGGTCAGCGTCAAGGAAGACCAGGACGGCCATTGGGCCTTGCAAGGTTTGCCAATCCAGGACGAGCAGCCTCTGGACCCCGAGCAATTGCTCCAGCGGATGCAGCAGGTTGCGCAGGTTTCGGTGCTCGACAGCCAAGTGACCTTGCTGGCGTTCGAACAGCCTTCATTGACCCTGACTTATGTGGGTCTGAGCCTGAAAACCGGTGCTGCGCGACAGCGCCTCGATGCGCGCATGACCTTACCCGACGGTCAGCCTTTGGCCCTCAATGTACGCAGCCGGATTCGCGCCAGCCAATGGAAGGACGCTGAAATCCAGGCTTACCTGAGTATGCCCCAGAGTAACTGGGCGAAATGGATTCCGGCGAAACTGACCCGGCAGTGGAAGTTAACGGAACTGCAAGCCGGCGGCGAGTTCTGGCTGACCTGGGGGCAAGGCACCGTACAAAGCGCCGCTGTGCGCCTCAACGCGGCGCAACTGAAGGGCCGTTATGCTCAGCGTAAACCCGCGCATATCGAGAACCTGGCCCTGACCGCTTACCTGCAGCGCAGCGAAGGTGGGCTCAAGGTGCTGTTCAATTCGCTGGCGATGAACCTGGGCGAAACTCGTTGGGAGACGCGCCTGCAGTTGCAGCAAACCCTGGCCACGGATACGGCGCAGGAAACCTGGCGCTTGCAGGCTGATCGTCTGGATCTGACCCCGATTACCCCGTTGCTCAACGCTCTGGCGCCCTTGCCGGACGCTGCGGCGACGGCGGTCGAACACCTCAAGGCCAGCGGCATGCTGCGCAACGTGGTGGTCGATTACCGTCCTCAGGACACCGGCGACCAGCGGGTCAGCTTTGCCGCCAACCTCGAGCGAGTGGGGTTTGATGCTTATTTCGGCGCGCCCGCCGCCCGCAACGTCAGCGGCAGCATCAGTGGCGATCTGGGCCAGGGCGAGTTGCGCATGGACAGCAAGGATTTTTCCTTGCATCTGTTTCCGATATTCGCCAAACCGTGGCAATACATCCAGGCCAACGCCCGCTTGACCTGGAAGCTCGACAAGCAAGGTTTCACACTGATTGCGCCGTACATCAAGGTGCTGGGAGAGGAGGGCAAGATTGCCGCTGACTTCCTGATTCGCCTGCATTTCGATCATCGCCAGGAAGACTATATGGACCTGCGGGTCGGCATGGTCGATGGCGACGGACGTTTCACCTCCAAATACCTGCCGGCGGTGTTGAGCCCGGCGCTGGATGAGTGGCTGCGCACTGCGATTCTGAAAGGTGCGGTCGACGAAGGTTTCTTCCAGTATCAGGGTTCGCTGAACCATGACGCGGTGACGGCCGCGCGCAATATCAGTCTGTTCTTCAAGGTGCATGATGCCGAACTGGCGTTCCAGCCAGGCTGGCCGCATGTCAGCAAGGTCGACGGCGAAGTGTTCGTCGAAGAGACCGGCGTGCGCATCCTGGCCAGTAAAGGCCAATTGCTCGACACTCGGGTCAAGGATATCTACGTCAATATTCCTCACGCGCCCGCCGGCCAAGACAGCCATTTATTGCTTACCGGTGGATTTTCCGGTGGGCTGGGGGATGGCCTGAAAATCCTTCAGGAGGCCCCGATAGGCACGGCTTCGACCTTTGCCGGTTGGAAAGGCGAGGGCAAGCTGCAAGGCTCCCTCAATCTGGATGTGCCATTGGAAAAGGGCGCCGACCCAAAGATCGTGGTCGACTTCAAGACCGACAAGGCGCGACTGCAACTGGCCGAGCCGACGCTGGACCTGAGTCAGCTCAAGGGTGAGTTCCGCTTCGACAGTGCCAAGGGCTTGAGCGGCAAGAACATCAGCGCCCAAGCGTTTGATCGTCCGATTACGGCGCAGATTTTCGCCGATGGCAAACCCGGCAATATCAGCACCCGGGTCGCCGCCAAGGGCCAGGTGACGGTCAAGCGCCTCACCGATTGGCTGAAGGTCAGCCAGCCGCTGCCGGTCTCCGGCGATATTCCGTATCAACTGCAACTCAACCTGGACGGCGCCGACAGTCAATTGATGGTCAGTTCCAGTCTCAAGGGGGTGGCGGTGGACTTGCCGGCGCCTTTCGGCATGGCCGCCAATCAAGGTCGCGACAGCGTATTTCGCATGACCCTGCAAGGCGCAGAACGGCGTTACTGGTTCGATTATGGCGAACTGGCGAACTTTACCTTCGCGGCGCCTGCGGATAATTTTACCCAGGGGCGTGGTGAGTTGTTCCTCGGTGATGGCGATGCCTTGCTGCCTGGCGGCAAGGGACTGCGCATCCGGGGTGTTTTGTCCGAGCTGGACATCGATCCGTGGAAGAAGTTGGTGGATCGCTATGCCGGCAACGACCCGGGCGGTGACGCCAAGCAACTGCTCAGCGGCGCTGATTTCAAGGTCGGCAAGTTGACAGGATTTGGCACCGAGCTAGACCAGGTCAGTCTGCATCTTGCGCGTAAACCCGCCGCCTGGGGCCTGCGAGTCGACAGTCAGCAAGCCAAGGGCACCGTCGGGCTGCCGGATGCCAAGGGCGCGCCGATTGCGGTCGATTTGCAGTACGTGAAGCTGCCGGCGGTCGATCCCACCGTACAGACCGATGAAAATGCGCCAGATCCGTTGGCGGACATTGATCCCAAGGGCATTCCGGCACTGGATATCGCGGTTGATCAGTTGTTCCAGGGACCTGACTTGATCGGGGCCTGGTCACTCAAGGTTCGACCCACCGCTAAAGGACTGGCGTTCAATAATCTCGACCTGGGTCTCAAGGGCATGCAGCTTAAAGGCGCCGGAGGCTGGGAAGGTGCGCCGGGCGCCAGCAGCAGTTGGTACAAGGGACGCCTGAACGGCAAGAACATCGCCGATGTGCTCAAGGGCTGGGGCTTTGCGCCTACCGTGACCAGTGAGAGTTTCCATCTGGACGTCGACGGGCGTTGGCCGGGATCGCCTGCCTGGGTGGGGCCAAAGCGTTTCTCCGGGAGTCTGGATGCGAGTTTCCACAAAGGTCAGTTCGTCGAAGTGGAGGGCGGTGCCCAGGCGTTGCGAGTGTTTGGCTTGCTGAACTTCAATTCGATCGGCCGGCGCTTGCGCCTGGACTTCTCCGACCTGTTGGGTAAAGGCTTGAGTTACGACCGGGTCAAAGGACTACTGGCCGCGAGTGACGGTGTGTTTGTGACCCGTGAACCCATCACGCTGACTGGACCCTCGAGCAATCTGGAGCTTAACGGCACCCTGGATATGGTGGCTGATCGCGTCGATGCCAAATTGCTGGTGACGTTGCCAGTCACGAATAACTTGCCGATTGCCGCGCTGATCGTCGGCGCGCCCGCCATTGGTGGTGCGTTGTTCCTGATCGATAAGCTGATCGGTGATCGGGTTTCGCGTTTCGCCAGCGTCCAGTACAAGGTGGAAGGTCCATGGAAAGACCCGAAAATCACGTTCGACAAGCCATTTGAAAAACCACGCTGAGCGCCTGTGGAGTAGCATGGCCTCATGCCTTCTATGGAGTGCTGATCCATGACCTTTGCAGTTATTCAGATGGTCAGCCAGAGCGATGTGCCGGCCAACCTGGCTCAGGCCCGGCGGCTGCTGGAACACGCGGCAGCGGGTGGGGCGCGACTGGCGGTGTTGCCGGAGAACTTTGCCGCGATGGGCCGTCGCGATGTGGCCGATATCGGGCGTGCCGAAGCCTTGGGCGAAGGCCCTGTCCTGCCGTGGTTGAAACAGACCGCTCGCGACCTCAACTTATGGATAGTGGCCGGCACGTTGCCGCTGCCACCATTGGATCAGCCGCACGCCAAGCCCAACGCCTGCTCGTTGTTGATCGACGCGCAAGGCCAGACGGTCGCCCGTTATGACAAACTGCACTTGTTCGATGTCGACGTGGCGGATGCGCGAGGTCGTTACCGTGAATCCGACGACTATGCTTACGGCGC is from Pseudomonas mucidolens and encodes:
- a CDS encoding YhdP family protein, with translation MERLLRFFAALTRWGLGLCALLLVLAAVYVSLGRELTPLVAEYRADIESKAQAAVGMPVNIGSLEGRWSGFTPLLLAHDVMVGEGSSALRLDQVQVVPDLWASLLAWDVRIAHLQVSGLQVSVKEDQDGHWALQGLPIQDEQPLDPEQLLQRMQQVAQVSVLDSQVTLLAFEQPSLTLTYVGLSLKTGAARQRLDARMTLPDGQPLALNVRSRIRASQWKDAEIQAYLSMPQSNWAKWIPAKLTRQWKLTELQAGGEFWLTWGQGTVQSAAVRLNAAQLKGRYAQRKPAHIENLALTAYLQRSEGGLKVLFNSLAMNLGETRWETRLQLQQTLATDTAQETWRLQADRLDLTPITPLLNALAPLPDAAATAVEHLKASGMLRNVVVDYRPQDTGDQRVSFAANLERVGFDAYFGAPAARNVSGSISGDLGQGELRMDSKDFSLHLFPIFAKPWQYIQANARLTWKLDKQGFTLIAPYIKVLGEEGKIAADFLIRLHFDHRQEDYMDLRVGMVDGDGRFTSKYLPAVLSPALDEWLRTAILKGAVDEGFFQYQGSLNHDAVTAARNISLFFKVHDAELAFQPGWPHVSKVDGEVFVEETGVRILASKGQLLDTRVKDIYVNIPHAPAGQDSHLLLTGGFSGGLGDGLKILQEAPIGTASTFAGWKGEGKLQGSLNLDVPLEKGADPKIVVDFKTDKARLQLAEPTLDLSQLKGEFRFDSAKGLSGKNISAQAFDRPITAQIFADGKPGNISTRVAAKGQVTVKRLTDWLKVSQPLPVSGDIPYQLQLNLDGADSQLMVSSSLKGVAVDLPAPFGMAANQGRDSVFRMTLQGAERRYWFDYGELANFTFAAPADNFTQGRGELFLGDGDALLPGGKGLRIRGVLSELDIDPWKKLVDRYAGNDPGGDAKQLLSGADFKVGKLTGFGTELDQVSLHLARKPAAWGLRVDSQQAKGTVGLPDAKGAPIAVDLQYVKLPAVDPTVQTDENAPDPLADIDPKGIPALDIAVDQLFQGPDLIGAWSLKVRPTAKGLAFNNLDLGLKGMQLKGAGGWEGAPGASSSWYKGRLNGKNIADVLKGWGFAPTVTSESFHLDVDGRWPGSPAWVGPKRFSGSLDASFHKGQFVEVEGGAQALRVFGLLNFNSIGRRLRLDFSDLLGKGLSYDRVKGLLAASDGVFVTREPITLTGPSSNLELNGTLDMVADRVDAKLLVTLPVTNNLPIAALIVGAPAIGGALFLIDKLIGDRVSRFASVQYKVEGPWKDPKITFDKPFEKPR
- the gatC gene encoding Asp-tRNA(Asn)/Glu-tRNA(Gln) amidotransferase subunit GatC, with protein sequence MALERSDVEKIAHLASLGLNDADLPQTTAALNSILGLVDQMQAVNTDGIEPLAHPLEASQRLRADVVTERNNREAYQSIAPAVENGLYLVPKVID
- the mreB gene encoding rod shape-determining protein MreB, translated to MFKKLRGMFSSDLSIDLGTANTLIYVRERGIVLNEPSVVAIRTHGNQKSVVAVGTEAKRMLGRTPGNIAAIRPMKDGVIADFSVCEKMLQYFINKVHENSFLQPSPRVLICVPCKSTQVERRAIRESALGAGAREVFLIEEPMAAAIGAGLPVEEARGSMVVDIGGGTTEIALISLNGVVYAESVRVGGDRFDEAIITYVRRNYGSLIGESTAERIKQEIGTAYPGGEVREVDVRGRNLAEGVPRAFTLNSNEVLEALQESLATIVQAVKSALEQSPPELASDIAERGLVLTGGGALLRDLDKLLAQETGLPVIVAEDPLTCVARGGGRALEMMDKHTMDLLSSE
- the mreD gene encoding rod shape-determining protein MreD, whose amino-acid sequence is MAGTHSRNGWIVWLTFVIGLLLSVSPLPQFMEILRPLWLALLLAFWSLALPHKVGMVTAMCLGLAEDVLYGTLLGQNALILTLITFLVLSLQQRLRMFPMWQQSLVILVIFGLAQLVQLWLSALTGNRQPTLALVLPALVSALLWPWISFGLRGLCRRYKIN
- the mreC gene encoding rod shape-determining protein MreC; translation: MGVRLLVLVVLSVALMVVDARFTLLKPVRSQMSLVLMESYWITDLPQRLWQGVASQFGSRTELVAENEKLKTENLLLQGRMQKLAALTEQNVRLRELLNSSALVNEKVEVAELIGMDPNPFTHRIIINKGERDGVVLGQPVLDARGLMGQVVELMPYTSRVLLLTDTTHSIPVQVNRNGLRAIASGTGNPERLELRHVADTADIKEGDLLVSSGLGQRFPAGYPVATVREVIHDSGQPFAIVRAVPTAALNRSRYLLLVFSDSRTPEERANEAAVAQEAEDRQNGIAPAVPTTGSDSVAPTAPAATPVTPATPAAPGTAPAGPAVRNAPPASPATATPAAAPAATRPAAPAPATTRQREE
- a CDS encoding Maf family protein, with translation MSSLYLASGSPRRRELLTQIGVPFSVVSASIDETPLIGESPACYVERLACGKAKAGLAALAEISGVCVLGADTAVILDGQILGKPLDQADAHAMLLALSDREHEVLTAIAVLNDQRCVTRLVSSRVRFRSISAQEATTYWHSGEPQDKAGSYAIQGLAAVFVTGLNGSYSAVVGLPICETAELLADFGIPCWQHLSMR
- the rng gene encoding ribonuclease G; protein product: MSEEILINITPMESRVAVVENGVLQEVHVERTQKRGIVGNIYKGKVVRVLPGMQAAFVDIGLDRAAFIHASEISLREGSAVESISALVHEGQSLVVQVTKDPIGSKGARLTTQLSIPSRYLVYMPRTAHVGISLKIEDEAERERLKKVVSDCVAAEGIKEAGGFILRTAAEGAGADEILMDIRYLRRLWDQIGAQIKTVGAPSVIYEDLGLALRTLRDLVSPKIEKIRIDSRETFQRTTQFVAELMPEIADRLEHYPGERPIFDLYGVEDEIQKALERKVPLKSGGYLVVDPAEAMSTIDVNTGAFVGHRNLEETIFKTNLEAATAIARQLRLRNLGGIIIIDFIDMEDEDHQRQVLRTLEKQLERDHAKTNIIGITELGLVQMTRKRTRESLEQVLCEPCSSCQGRGKLKTPETVCYEIFREILREARAYQAEGYRVLANQKVVDRLLDEESGNVAELEVFIGRTIRFQVETMYSQEQYDVVLL